One Pieris napi chromosome Z, ilPieNapi1.2, whole genome shotgun sequence DNA window includes the following coding sequences:
- the LOC125062260 gene encoding cdc42 homolog, with protein sequence MQTIKCVVVGDGAVGKTCLLISYTTNKFPSEYVPTVFDNYAVTVMIGGEPYTLGLFDTAGQEDYDRLRPLSYPQTDVFLVCFSVVSPSSFENVKEKWVPEITHHQQKTPFLLVGTQIDLRDDPGTMEKLAKIKQKPVSLEQGEKLAKELKAVKYVECSALTQKGLKNVFDEAILAALEPPEPVKRRKCVML encoded by the exons ATGCAAACTATAAAGTGTGTTGTGGTTGGAGATGGAGCAGTGGGAAAGACTTGCCTGCTTATCAGCTACACAACAAATAAATTCCCATCAGAATATGTGCCAACAGTATTTGATAATTATGCAGTCACCGTCATGATTGGAGGAGAGCCATACACCCTTGGGCTCTTTGATACTGCAG GACAGGAAGATTACGATAGGCTTAGACCTCTGAGTTACCCACAAACAGATGTTTTCCTTGTTTGCTTCAGTGTAGTGAGTCCAAGTTCTTTTGAAAATGTTAAAGAAAAG tgGGTACCTGAAATAACTCATCATCAGCAAAAGACACCATTCCTTTTGGTAGGGACACAGATAGATTTACGAGATGATCCAGGAACCATGGAAAAATTGGCGAAAATCAAACAAAAGCCAGTGTCACTAGAACAAGGAGAGAAACTTGCAAAGGAACTAAAGGCAGTGAAATATGTAGAATGCTCAGCTTTGACACAG AAAGGATTGAAGAATGTGTTTGATGAAGCGATTCTGGCTGCATTAGAGCCTCCAGAGCCTGTAAAGAGAAGGAAATGTGTCATGCTGTAA
- the LOC125062569 gene encoding putative leucine-rich repeat-containing protein DDB_G0290503 has translation MAHVEPMDLDGIESDFDNKENTFHINNALPRSPCFEKVHENLDVSEVKHICSFTQRTSSMSKSFTANIDKNISDVEDHHIVNSNSNLTQSLNSTLANCNGLLKSPKSLPLQSIPTSQCTDLNKNTIDKRSFDANSNINLNIDGADMESLSLPSSSLSHTPEATTPTKEIPKDGGSPIMRGSKKVRTMFRSSQTLITPILNRWNSPVQDRDDENKDSQEAVLNLQTVDSKPQTGTGLASTPMKNSKRNCTSKESEMVNKSDVDCISELEDQCSIRVSTAAIESGSSKKVSSTHFMNDHTPQEDFIDNASRTEAEQAALSKKEYESSAHNEKCDTQVENKTFDSTVNLDNNENIMLNKLSLPNSTVTGDNNLTEENWITDLKNDFNVEINVMEALDSNSTIKNECDIIKEEVFDINYTDTQEPLCKTQKLDHLDLILFDLEVENINNSQSTCTVVLDNPFETKSKLLESPLTTPKMESKGYNFKTKMRSSPLQTNSATDTFTPIETINKPNSRQKLLLKKRKSQALPKKVNVVCKKITNSTLNEAVSCVKENNNIKLNETQPIETVQSTGKMLNKIEIQNDANRKNIEGVIAKDSEKDNIVMNDNAITTGIEANNDNNQVHNTQASVHHETYTELKVSRNDRKELTNRLGALESQVKTLEYESEERLRKIKDLTNQLSEKTKQNKNMATAVEQYERTITSLVAELEQSKKQHAEEQMLLIKDRNELTVHLSILEISFNDLHSKYEKSKKIILSLKANEDCLKKSLQEFEDNQVKIQNNYVLLKQHATGKLNHANQEFEKLKKGHEAEVLKLQAIMKRKDLQISSLEDTLAQKTKANKQLTIICDELINKVG, from the exons ATGGCTCACGTAGAGCCTATGGACTTGGACGGTATTGAAAGTGACTTTGATAACAAGGAGAATACATTCCACATTAATAATGCTTTGCCAAGGTCGCCGTGTTTTGAAAAGGTGCATGAGAATTTGGATGTGTCAGAGGTGAAACATATATGCTCTTTTACTCAAAGAACTTCATCAATGTCAAAAAGTTTTACTGCTAACATTGATAAGAATATTTCAGATGTTGAAGACCACCACATTGTAAATAGTAACTCCAACCTTACGCAATCATTGAACTCTACTTTAGCCAATTGCAatggtttattaaaatcacCAAAGTCTTTGCCATTACAATCAATACCAACCAGTCAGTGTAcagacttaaataaaaataccattgACAAAAGGTCATTTGATGctaatagtaatataaatcTGAATATTGATGGAGCCGATATGGAAAGCTTATCATTACCATCTTCATCTTTGAGTCATACCCCAGAAGCCACAACTCCAACAAAAGAAATTCCAAAAGATGGCGGTTCACCTATCATGAGAGGGTCTAAGAAAGTCCGCACCATGTTTAGATCATCCCAAACCCTTATCACCCCTATCTTGAACAGGTGGAATTCACCTGTACAAGATAGGGATGATGAAAATAAAGACTCTCAGGAAGCTGTTTTGAATTTACAAACTGTTGACTCCAAACCTCAAACCGGAACAGGCTTAGCTTCAACACctatgaaaaattcaaaaagaaATTGTACTTCGAAAGAAAGTGAAATGGTTAACAAAAGTGATGTTGATTGTATAAGTGAATTGGAAGATCAATGTAGTATTCGGGTTAGCACAGCTGCTATTGAGTCAG GCTCTTCGAAAAAAGTTAGTAGCACTCACTTTATGAATGATCATACACCCCAAgaagattttattgataatgcTAGTCGTACGGAAGCTGAACAGGCCGCTTTATCAAAAAAGGAATATGAATCTTCTGCACATAATGAAAAATGTGATACacaagttgaaaataaaacttttgacAGTACTGTAAATTTAGATAACAATGAAAACATAATGCTCAATAAACTAAGCTTACCAAATTCAACAGTAACAGGAGATAATAACCTCACGGAAGAAAATTGGATAACGGATTTGAAAAATGACTTTAATgtagaaataaatgttatggaAGCTTTAGATTCCAATTCaactattaaaaatgaatgtgATATAATAAAAGAAGAGGTCTTTGACATAAATTATACAGACACACAAGAACCTCTCTGCAAAACTCAGAAATTAGATCATCTTgatctaattttatttgatttagaagtagaaaatattaacaacagCCAAAGTACATGTACTGTAGTTCTCGACAATCcttttgaaacaaaatctAAACTACTTGAATCACCACTTACAACTCCTAAAATGGAATCAAAGGGGTACAATTTCAAAACTAAGATGAGATCTTCACCTCTGCAAACGAATTCAGCTACCGATACTTTTACGCCAATTGAAACCATCAATAAACCGAACAGTAGACAAAAGTTATTGCTGAAGAAGAGAAAATCGCAAGCCTTACCAAAAAAGGTAAATGTTGTCTGTAAAAAGATAACGAACTCCACTTTAAATGAAGCAGTCTCAtgtgtaaaagaaaataataacattaaattaaatgaaacccAACCAATTGAAACAGTTCAAAGTACAGGTAAGATGTTGaacaaaattgaaattcaaaatgaTGCAAACAGAAAGAATATTGAAGGTGTAATTGCAAAAGATTCAGAAAAAGATAATATTGTTATGAATGATAATGCAATAACTACTGGAATAGAGgcaaataatgataataatcaaGTACACAATACACAAGCTTCTGTACATCATGAAACTTATACGGAGCTTAAGGTGTCAAGAAATGATCGTAAAGAACTAACTAACAGGCTCGGCGCGTTGGAATCTCAAGTGAAAACTTTAGAATACGAAAGTGAAGAAAgactaagaaaaataaaagatttaaccAATCAACTAtcagaaaaaactaaacaaaacaaaaatatggcGACTGCTGTTGAACAATATGAAAGGACAATTACAAGTTTAGTTGCTGAACTCGAACAGTCTAAGAAGCAGCATGCTGAAGAACAAATGCTACTTATTAAAGACCGTAACGAACTAACTGTGCATTTATCAATTTTGGAAATATCATTTAACGACTTGCACAGCAAATATGaaaagagtaaaaaaattattttaagcctAAAAGCGAATGAAGACTGTCTGAAAAAATCACTTCAAGAGTTTGAAGATAATCAAGTGAAGATTCAGAACAACTATGTACTGTTGAAGCAACACGCTACCGGAAAGCTAAACCACGCAAATCAAGAATTTGAAAAGTTGAAAAAAGGTCACGAAGCCGAGGTTTTGAAGCTACAGGCAATAATGAAAAGGAAGGATTTACAAATATCATCCCTCGAGGATACGCTTGCGCAGAAAACTAAAGCGAACAAACAGTTGACCATTATTTGCGACgagctaataaataaagtcgGTTGA